A genomic stretch from Microbacterium proteolyticum includes:
- a CDS encoding GMC family oxidoreductase, which yields MNLETMRTYGTDEIVDVVVVGTGAGGAPLTAELAKKGLSVVALEAGRHFALDDLTPDETEAVEINWMSERLSGGDDPTAFGPNNSGRGVGGSMLHWGAFTPRPDRRDLTLRTETGEGRDWPVDPDELLAYVERVEGDIGVSGPTPYPWDPSRQYAYAPAKRNAPANLVAKGCDALGVRWADAPAAVLTRARLQDHHGERGACVNCGECHQGCRTDAKASTANTYLPAAVAAGAEIRAEAMVHAIELDARGHVEAVVYRRAGVDVRQRCRSLVLAGGGVETPRLLLHTGLANDNGQVGRNFLAHGATQVWGRFDEPVRGHRGYPSSLISEDMMRPADADFAGGYLVQSLGVMPLTFSTTLVRGGGLWGPELMRRLEQSRFMAGIGINGECLPSDDNRLTLADETDEYGIPRARVSFSAGENEKALDKHATAFMLRVMQAAGARETIVLARTAHTIGTCRMSVDPADGVVDADGRSHEIPNLWICDNSVFPSAIAANPALTIMALSLRTADRFLAAAA from the coding sequence ATGAACCTCGAGACGATGCGCACGTATGGAACCGACGAGATCGTCGATGTGGTGGTCGTGGGTACGGGTGCGGGAGGCGCGCCCCTCACCGCGGAGCTCGCGAAGAAGGGGCTCAGCGTCGTCGCACTGGAGGCCGGCCGGCATTTCGCCCTCGACGACCTCACGCCCGACGAGACCGAGGCCGTCGAGATCAACTGGATGTCGGAGCGCCTGAGCGGCGGTGACGATCCGACCGCGTTCGGCCCCAACAACAGCGGTCGCGGCGTCGGCGGCTCGATGCTGCACTGGGGCGCGTTCACTCCCCGACCCGATCGCCGCGACCTGACGCTTCGTACCGAGACGGGCGAGGGCCGTGACTGGCCGGTGGACCCCGACGAGCTGCTCGCGTACGTCGAGCGCGTCGAGGGCGACATCGGCGTGTCCGGTCCGACGCCGTACCCGTGGGACCCGTCGCGGCAGTACGCCTACGCCCCTGCGAAGCGCAACGCCCCGGCAAACCTCGTCGCCAAGGGCTGCGACGCCCTCGGCGTCCGCTGGGCCGATGCCCCCGCCGCCGTTCTCACCCGCGCGCGCCTGCAGGATCACCACGGCGAGCGCGGCGCCTGCGTCAACTGCGGCGAGTGTCACCAGGGTTGCCGGACGGATGCCAAAGCCTCCACCGCCAACACGTACCTGCCCGCGGCGGTCGCCGCCGGCGCCGAGATCCGGGCCGAGGCGATGGTGCACGCCATCGAGCTCGACGCGCGCGGCCACGTCGAGGCGGTCGTGTACCGCCGCGCCGGCGTGGACGTGCGTCAGCGCTGCCGATCCCTGGTGCTCGCCGGTGGCGGCGTCGAGACCCCGCGGCTGCTCCTGCACACGGGCCTCGCGAACGACAACGGCCAGGTGGGTCGCAACTTCCTCGCCCACGGCGCGACCCAGGTCTGGGGACGGTTCGACGAGCCCGTCCGGGGACACCGCGGCTATCCGTCGTCGCTCATCAGCGAAGACATGATGCGCCCGGCCGACGCCGACTTCGCCGGCGGCTATCTCGTGCAAAGCCTCGGCGTCATGCCCCTGACCTTCTCGACGACGCTCGTGCGCGGCGGGGGGCTGTGGGGTCCCGAGCTCATGCGGCGACTCGAGCAGTCGCGGTTCATGGCCGGGATCGGCATCAACGGCGAGTGCCTGCCGTCCGACGACAACCGGCTCACCCTCGCCGACGAGACTGATGAATACGGCATCCCCCGTGCCCGGGTGAGCTTCTCGGCGGGTGAGAACGAGAAGGCGCTCGACAAGCATGCCACCGCGTTCATGCTGCGGGTCATGCAGGCGGCCGGGGCCCGCGAGACAATCGTGCTGGCCCGCACGGCGCACACCATCGGCACGTGCCGCATGTCGGTCGACCCCGCCGACGGCGTGGTGGATGCCGACGGCCGCTCGCACGAGATCCCCAACCTCTGGATCTGCGACAACAGCGTCTTCCCCTCGGCGATCGCCGCGAATCCTGCCCTGACGATCATGGCCCTGTCGCTGCGCACCGCCGACCGCTTCCTCGCCGCCGCCGCCTGA
- a CDS encoding glutathione peroxidase — translation MDLSGIPVTTLQGEETTFGALTAGKAALVVNVASRCGLSGQYEALEQLHRRYGDRGFTVIGFPSNQFLQELSGSEKIAEYCSSTWGVTFPMSEKVKVNGRSAHPLYKELTQTPDAEGKAGRISWNFEKFVVAPDGRVTRFSPRTQPDAPEVVAAIEDALPR, via the coding sequence ATGGACCTTTCCGGCATCCCCGTGACGACCCTTCAGGGCGAGGAGACGACGTTCGGCGCGCTGACCGCGGGCAAAGCGGCGCTCGTGGTGAACGTCGCCTCGCGCTGCGGGCTCTCCGGCCAGTACGAGGCGCTCGAACAGCTGCACAGGCGGTACGGCGACCGCGGCTTCACGGTCATCGGCTTCCCCAGCAACCAGTTCCTGCAGGAGCTCAGCGGCAGCGAGAAGATCGCGGAATACTGCTCGTCGACCTGGGGCGTGACCTTCCCGATGAGCGAGAAGGTGAAGGTGAACGGCCGGTCCGCGCACCCGCTCTACAAGGAGCTGACGCAGACCCCGGATGCCGAGGGCAAGGCCGGTCGCATCTCGTGGAACTTCGAGAAGTTCGTCGTGGCGCCGGACGGCCGCGTCACGCGGTTCAGCCCGCGTACGCAGCCCGACGCCCCCGAGGTCGTCGCCGCGATCGAGGACGCCCTGCCCCGCTGA
- a CDS encoding alpha-amylase family protein produces MRLTDTSDLWWKTAVFYNLDVKTYLDADGDGVGDLRGLAQRLDHLAELGVTCLWLAPFYPSPQRDNGYDIEDYYGVDPRYGSLGDMVEVLRTAHDRGMRVIVDLVVNHTSDQHPWFQDARKSPDSRYRHFYQWRDDKPADAPASMFPDVEDGVWFFDETAGQYYKHSFYRHQPDLATDHPEVREEIAKAIGFWLELGIDGFRVDAVPFLIDGDDGPEHEFLRELRGYVSRRSGHAMMLGEVNLPYDEQMRFFGDSDGDELTMQFDFVANQRLYLALARQDAEPLREALVSRPTIARGNQWGNFVRNHDELTLDQLTEAERDEVFTAFAPEKGQRIHGRGITRRLPSMLEGDPRRIRMVYSLIFSLPGAPVLYYGEEIGMGENPQIEGSRAAVRTPMQWTDAADAGFSGADELIADIVPGGFGPTHVNVAQQRHGPDSMLRFVQNLVRHYRASPEIGWGEFGILDQPHTCVLAHSLTSELGMFVAAHNFAPDGRTFRLEIEGADAEGWSVVNLLDDAAGAEHLEGSGFDVALDGYGHRWWRVIRPGERRIA; encoded by the coding sequence GTGAGGCTCACCGATACCAGCGACCTGTGGTGGAAGACGGCGGTCTTCTACAACCTCGACGTCAAGACGTACCTGGATGCCGACGGCGACGGCGTCGGAGACCTGCGCGGGCTCGCGCAGCGGCTCGACCACCTCGCCGAACTCGGCGTGACGTGCCTCTGGCTCGCGCCGTTCTACCCGTCGCCCCAGCGCGACAACGGCTACGACATCGAGGACTACTACGGCGTCGACCCCCGCTACGGATCGCTCGGCGACATGGTCGAGGTGCTGCGCACCGCGCACGATCGCGGCATGCGGGTGATCGTGGATCTCGTGGTCAACCACACCTCCGACCAGCACCCCTGGTTCCAGGACGCACGGAAGAGCCCCGACAGCCGGTATCGGCACTTCTATCAGTGGCGTGACGACAAGCCCGCCGACGCGCCCGCGAGCATGTTCCCGGACGTCGAGGACGGCGTGTGGTTCTTCGACGAGACCGCGGGGCAGTACTACAAGCACTCGTTCTACCGGCACCAGCCCGACCTGGCCACCGATCACCCCGAGGTGCGCGAGGAGATCGCCAAGGCCATCGGCTTCTGGCTCGAGCTCGGCATCGACGGCTTCCGGGTGGATGCCGTGCCCTTCCTCATCGACGGCGACGACGGGCCCGAGCACGAGTTCCTGCGCGAACTGCGCGGGTACGTCTCGCGCCGGAGCGGCCACGCGATGATGTTGGGCGAGGTCAACCTGCCGTACGACGAGCAGATGCGCTTCTTCGGCGACAGCGACGGCGACGAGTTGACGATGCAGTTCGACTTCGTCGCGAACCAGCGGCTGTACCTCGCTCTGGCGAGACAGGATGCCGAGCCCCTACGGGAGGCGCTCGTCTCCCGGCCGACCATCGCCCGGGGCAATCAGTGGGGCAACTTCGTCCGGAACCACGACGAGCTGACCCTCGATCAGCTCACGGAGGCCGAGCGCGACGAGGTCTTCACCGCTTTCGCGCCCGAGAAGGGGCAGCGCATCCACGGGCGCGGCATCACCCGTCGGCTGCCGTCGATGCTCGAGGGCGATCCGCGCCGCATCCGCATGGTCTACAGCCTGATCTTCTCGCTGCCGGGAGCGCCCGTGCTCTATTACGGCGAGGAGATCGGCATGGGCGAGAACCCGCAGATCGAGGGGAGCCGCGCCGCCGTCCGTACGCCCATGCAATGGACGGATGCCGCGGACGCGGGCTTCTCGGGCGCCGACGAGCTGATCGCCGACATCGTGCCGGGCGGCTTCGGCCCGACCCACGTCAACGTCGCGCAGCAGCGGCACGGCCCCGACTCGATGCTGCGTTTCGTGCAGAACCTCGTGCGGCACTACCGCGCCTCTCCCGAGATCGGGTGGGGGGAGTTCGGCATCCTGGATCAACCCCACACCTGCGTGTTGGCGCACTCCCTCACGAGCGAGCTCGGCATGTTCGTCGCGGCGCACAATTTCGCGCCCGACGGTCGCACCTTCCGGCTCGAGATCGAGGGGGCGGATGCCGAGGGCTGGAGCGTGGTGAACCTGCTCGACGACGCGGCAGGTGCCGAGCACCTCGAAGGGTCGGGCTTCGATGTGGCCCTCGACGGCTACGGGCACCGGTGGTGGCGGGTCATCCGCCCGGGCGAGCGGCGGATCGCCTGA
- a CDS encoding alpha/beta hydrolase, whose product MPAENAAAPGGAPVTLYVLHALGASARSFDRIAERLDGRVRVEGIDLPGFGSLAAAGDSSIEPTVAHVVDHLARHARGRWMLGGHSMGGKIAALVASGVLRGDAPLVGLAGMVLMAPSPPRPEPMDEERRERMLSWVADGPLSEQDAEEFLAQNTAEPLDPAAHAEALADLQRTSPDAWRAWLETGSRVDASAEVGTLNLPVLVLAGTDDDDLGAAAQPGLLASVYPRARFAALDDTGHLIPLERPTEAAESIARFVADEVLLGPVVPAEWAALIAGDRVDARVRGILNRRAVPDDRGYAPAVLDVAQLTLLREIADLVVPQDDAAIDLAARVDAQLAREEGDGWRNADLPPDPEAYRAGLDTLAGTWPTDPADREAVLRQAIEGTTDAEGPLDAALLKVWLEDARNDLLRQWLAHPASMARIGYDGFATGGSPIRGFVELRLGRREDWEPAGVGGTVATGDAA is encoded by the coding sequence ATGCCCGCAGAAAACGCCGCCGCCCCGGGCGGGGCGCCCGTCACCCTGTACGTCTTGCACGCTCTCGGTGCCAGCGCCCGCTCCTTCGACCGCATCGCCGAGCGTCTCGACGGCCGGGTGCGCGTCGAGGGCATCGACCTGCCCGGTTTCGGCTCCCTGGCCGCGGCCGGCGACTCCTCCATAGAGCCGACCGTCGCCCACGTCGTCGACCACCTCGCCCGCCATGCGCGCGGTCGATGGATGCTCGGCGGCCACAGCATGGGCGGCAAGATCGCCGCGCTCGTGGCATCCGGTGTGCTGCGCGGCGATGCACCGCTGGTGGGGCTGGCCGGCATGGTGCTCATGGCTCCCTCGCCCCCGCGCCCCGAACCCATGGACGAGGAGCGCCGCGAGCGCATGCTGTCGTGGGTCGCCGACGGGCCCCTTTCGGAACAGGATGCCGAGGAGTTCCTCGCCCAGAACACCGCGGAGCCGCTCGATCCCGCGGCGCACGCGGAAGCGCTCGCAGACCTGCAGCGCACCTCACCCGACGCCTGGCGCGCCTGGCTGGAGACCGGCAGCCGCGTCGACGCGTCCGCCGAGGTGGGAACTCTCAACCTGCCCGTCCTGGTCCTCGCCGGCACCGACGACGACGATCTCGGGGCCGCCGCTCAGCCCGGGCTGCTGGCATCCGTGTATCCCCGTGCGCGCTTCGCCGCGCTCGACGACACCGGGCACCTGATTCCACTCGAGCGTCCCACCGAAGCCGCCGAGTCCATCGCGCGTTTCGTGGCCGACGAGGTCCTCCTCGGGCCGGTGGTGCCGGCGGAGTGGGCCGCCCTCATCGCCGGCGACCGGGTGGACGCGCGTGTTCGCGGCATCCTGAACCGACGTGCCGTGCCCGACGACCGCGGCTACGCGCCCGCGGTGCTCGATGTGGCGCAGTTGACCCTGCTGCGCGAGATCGCCGACCTCGTCGTTCCGCAAGACGACGCCGCCATCGACCTGGCGGCGCGCGTCGACGCGCAGCTCGCGCGCGAGGAGGGCGACGGGTGGCGCAACGCCGACCTTCCGCCCGACCCCGAGGCGTACCGGGCTGGACTCGACACGCTCGCCGGCACCTGGCCGACCGACCCCGCCGACCGGGAGGCGGTCCTGCGCCAGGCGATCGAGGGGACGACGGATGCCGAGGGCCCCCTCGACGCTGCCCTACTGAAGGTGTGGTTGGAAGACGCCCGCAACGACCTCCTGCGCCAGTGGCTCGCCCACCCGGCGAGCATGGCGCGCATCGGGTACGACGGCTTCGCGACCGGTGGAAGCCCCATCCGCGGGTTCGTGGAGCTGCGGCTGGGACGCCGCGAGGACTGGGAGCCCGCCGGCGTCGGCGGCACGGTGGCGACGGGAGACGCGGCATGA
- a CDS encoding ROK family transcriptional regulator yields MATAGSRGDGMRRANLSLVLRTVHREGPRSRAALTEATGLNRSTIADLVGELQRAGLVVERASDAQGRVGRPSPIVEPDPRVVAVAVNPEVDALDIGAVALDGTLVARERLERSTLLTPERTVDLVETTLAAWRRGALADARIVGVGVAVPGPVRASDGLVREAPHLRWREAPLSGLMTDATTLTTHVGNDAALGALAEYLFGAARGARDVVYLNGGASGIGGAVIVGGALLGGAGGYAGEFGQNRPGIVDPADRRAVDGVLEDEVSRALLWEAVGLDGGDDVTLAAALASASTPSVRAEVERQRRILATALANAANVLNPAVIVLGGFLAVLAAHDLDGLDAAVRAQTMPACAEGLRLAVAELGEKRLLVGAAEAVFEAQLFPTR; encoded by the coding sequence ATGGCCACCGCGGGAAGTCGAGGCGACGGCATGCGCCGCGCCAACCTCTCGCTGGTGCTGCGCACCGTGCACCGCGAGGGTCCGCGTTCACGCGCCGCATTGACCGAGGCGACGGGGTTGAACCGCTCCACCATCGCCGACCTGGTGGGCGAGCTGCAGCGCGCGGGCCTCGTCGTCGAGCGGGCCTCCGATGCACAGGGCCGCGTCGGCCGCCCCTCCCCCATCGTCGAGCCCGACCCGCGTGTCGTCGCGGTGGCCGTGAACCCCGAGGTCGACGCGCTCGACATCGGCGCGGTGGCCCTCGACGGCACCCTCGTCGCGCGCGAACGCCTCGAGCGGTCCACGCTGCTGACACCCGAGCGCACGGTCGACCTCGTCGAGACCACGCTGGCCGCGTGGCGTCGCGGCGCCTTGGCCGACGCGCGGATCGTCGGCGTCGGCGTGGCCGTCCCCGGTCCCGTGCGCGCATCCGACGGCCTCGTCCGCGAGGCACCCCACCTCCGCTGGCGCGAAGCTCCCCTGTCGGGTCTGATGACGGATGCCACGACCCTGACCACCCACGTCGGCAACGACGCAGCGCTCGGCGCTCTGGCCGAGTATCTGTTCGGCGCCGCCCGCGGCGCGCGCGATGTCGTCTACCTCAACGGCGGCGCGAGCGGAATCGGCGGCGCCGTGATCGTGGGGGGCGCGCTGCTCGGCGGTGCCGGCGGGTACGCCGGCGAGTTCGGGCAGAACCGCCCCGGCATCGTCGACCCCGCCGACCGGCGTGCCGTCGACGGCGTGCTCGAAGACGAGGTCAGCCGGGCACTGCTGTGGGAGGCCGTCGGGCTCGACGGCGGCGACGATGTCACCCTGGCCGCCGCCCTGGCATCCGCCTCCACTCCGTCCGTGCGCGCCGAGGTCGAGCGCCAGCGGCGTATCCTGGCGACCGCTCTGGCGAACGCGGCGAACGTGCTGAATCCCGCGGTGATCGTGCTCGGCGGCTTCCTCGCGGTGCTCGCCGCCCACGACCTCGACGGCCTCGACGCCGCGGTCCGTGCCCAGACGATGCCCGCCTGCGCCGAGGGCCTGCGCCTGGCCGTCGCCGAACTCGGCGAGAAGCGCCTCCTCGTGGGGGCGGCGGAGGCGGTGTTCGAGGCGCAGCTGTTCCCGACGCGCTGA
- a CDS encoding SDR family oxidoreductase, with product MTSDRDQFTFDNPVTRYARVEPPLQHQPEPGVQADMTPVPDLGEKTYRGLGRLEGRKALITGGDSGIGGAVAIAFAREGADVAIVHLPDEQRDADHVLGQIRDAGRTGVSIALDITDPAACRELVARAAEALGGLDIVVNNAGKQVMVDKVEDLSDEQFEATFRTNVFAPFWITKAALAHLPEGGTIINTASLEAYVPAPDRLDYAATKAAINNLSKGLAQQLASRGIRVNVVAPGPTWSALQVSQGVSDDQMEHFDDESTYQRAGQPAEIAPAFVFLASAESSYVSGETLNVNGGMVTP from the coding sequence ATGACCTCCGATCGCGACCAGTTCACCTTCGACAACCCCGTCACCCGCTACGCGCGCGTCGAGCCGCCCCTGCAGCACCAGCCGGAGCCGGGCGTGCAGGCCGATATGACGCCCGTGCCCGACCTGGGCGAGAAGACCTACCGCGGTCTCGGGCGACTGGAGGGGCGCAAGGCCCTGATCACCGGCGGCGACTCCGGCATCGGCGGTGCCGTCGCGATCGCGTTCGCGCGCGAGGGCGCCGACGTCGCGATCGTGCACCTTCCCGACGAGCAGCGCGACGCCGACCACGTGCTCGGACAGATCCGGGATGCCGGGCGCACCGGCGTCTCCATCGCCCTCGACATCACCGATCCCGCCGCGTGCCGTGAACTCGTCGCCCGCGCTGCGGAGGCGCTCGGCGGCCTCGACATCGTGGTGAACAACGCCGGCAAGCAGGTGATGGTCGACAAGGTCGAGGACCTGTCCGACGAGCAGTTCGAGGCCACCTTCCGCACGAACGTCTTCGCGCCGTTCTGGATCACCAAGGCCGCGCTCGCGCACCTGCCCGAGGGCGGGACCATCATCAACACCGCGTCGCTCGAGGCCTACGTCCCCGCGCCCGACCGGCTGGACTACGCCGCCACGAAGGCGGCCATCAACAACCTGTCGAAGGGCCTCGCCCAGCAGCTCGCCTCCCGCGGCATCCGCGTCAATGTCGTGGCGCCCGGCCCCACCTGGTCGGCGCTGCAGGTGAGCCAGGGCGTCTCCGACGATCAGATGGAGCACTTCGACGACGAGAGCACGTACCAGCGCGCCGGGCAGCCGGCCGAGATCGCCCCCGCGTTCGTGTTCCTCGCCTCCGCGGAATCGAGCTACGTCTCCGGCGAGACCCTCAACGTCAACGGCGGCATGGTCACGCCCTGA
- a CDS encoding helix-turn-helix domain-containing protein, giving the protein MDRLRRDKGLTVGELLSRAGMTKSYYQSRAGFSLPYNTNDIEALAAALGVTPEEVASPETTARSEMRVAAAPLAARVRRLVQSQAAAEDDLLEHLADVDPLLADNARALLDAVSHTVVLDEEVLPLIAHWADVPTEYLTDYTDATVTDRTDAQLELRDAMRAAGASSIRFRALGEMSPDALRAIAHSLRSGPDDT; this is encoded by the coding sequence GTGGATCGCCTGCGGAGAGACAAGGGGCTCACCGTCGGTGAGCTGCTCAGTCGCGCCGGAATGACGAAGAGCTACTACCAGTCCCGTGCGGGGTTCTCGCTGCCCTACAACACCAATGACATCGAGGCGCTCGCCGCCGCGCTCGGCGTCACGCCCGAAGAGGTCGCCAGCCCCGAGACGACCGCGCGCAGCGAGATGCGCGTGGCGGCCGCCCCTCTCGCCGCTCGCGTGCGACGACTCGTACAGAGTCAGGCGGCCGCCGAAGACGACCTCCTGGAGCACCTCGCCGACGTCGATCCGCTCCTCGCCGACAACGCGCGTGCGCTGCTCGACGCCGTGTCCCACACGGTCGTCCTCGACGAGGAGGTCCTCCCGCTGATCGCGCACTGGGCCGACGTCCCCACCGAGTACCTGACCGACTACACCGACGCGACCGTGACCGATCGCACCGACGCCCAGCTCGAGCTGCGCGACGCCATGCGGGCGGCCGGGGCCAGCAGCATCCGATTCCGCGCGCTGGGCGAGATGTCGCCGGACGCTCTGCGGGCGATCGCCCACTCGCTGCGCAGCGGACCTGACGACACGTGA
- a CDS encoding alpha/beta hydrolase family protein: MIRSLAVGAGIATATVALAHTALAGYVARRLVAPRSAKVFAPVTIEGDTVSVPVIDDSREPGTYGLRLDDGSHVMVGDVVRDDGDRVVRRILARPEGLDDGDVVAAWTSQNIGAPEDVGPTRHVAVPLRRGGVAEAWEIGDPDAADGRWTIHVHGLRSSRNGALRSAPATTDAGWMSLVVSYAGDDECAPADALPSSLGTREWRDVDDAIAYAIGQGAREIVLVAWSMGGTIAMLALEESPHRGTVTGLILVAPALDWTRIVENAVAGAHLPRSVAAASMGVLRSRIGARALGLIEAVDARALTWVGTARPGPRVPTLILHGRTDPVVPFSGSVAYVERHPDAELVAFDATGHCNEANQDPSRFRDAIVAFLGKLPRG; the protein is encoded by the coding sequence ATGATCCGATCCCTCGCCGTGGGCGCCGGCATCGCCACCGCCACCGTCGCGCTGGCCCACACGGCGCTCGCCGGGTACGTGGCCCGGCGACTGGTCGCCCCCCGTTCGGCCAAGGTGTTCGCCCCGGTGACCATCGAGGGGGACACCGTCTCGGTCCCCGTCATCGACGACAGTCGTGAGCCCGGCACCTACGGGCTCCGCCTCGACGACGGCTCGCACGTGATGGTCGGTGACGTGGTGCGCGACGACGGTGACCGTGTCGTTCGCCGCATCCTCGCCCGCCCGGAGGGGCTCGACGACGGTGACGTCGTGGCTGCGTGGACGTCGCAGAACATCGGTGCTCCCGAAGACGTCGGCCCCACTCGCCACGTCGCCGTGCCGCTGCGCCGCGGCGGTGTCGCCGAGGCGTGGGAGATCGGCGACCCGGATGCGGCCGACGGACGCTGGACCATTCACGTGCACGGTCTGCGTTCGAGCCGCAACGGGGCACTGCGCTCCGCGCCGGCGACCACCGACGCCGGCTGGATGTCGCTGGTGGTCTCCTACGCGGGCGACGACGAGTGCGCCCCCGCCGACGCCCTGCCCTCGAGCCTGGGCACGCGCGAGTGGCGAGACGTGGACGACGCCATCGCCTACGCCATCGGGCAGGGCGCCCGCGAGATCGTGCTGGTGGCGTGGTCGATGGGCGGGACGATCGCGATGCTCGCGCTCGAGGAGTCTCCGCACCGCGGGACGGTGACCGGGCTGATCCTCGTGGCGCCGGCGCTGGATTGGACGCGGATCGTCGAGAACGCCGTGGCCGGTGCCCACCTGCCGCGCTCCGTCGCCGCCGCGTCGATGGGCGTACTCCGTAGCCGCATCGGTGCGCGTGCGCTCGGCCTCATCGAGGCGGTCGACGCGCGAGCCCTCACGTGGGTGGGCACGGCCCGGCCCGGACCCCGGGTGCCGACGCTGATCCTGCACGGCCGCACCGACCCCGTGGTGCCGTTCTCCGGCTCGGTGGCGTATGTCGAACGGCATCCGGATGCCGAACTGGTCGCGTTCGACGCGACCGGTCACTGCAACGAGGCGAATCAGGACCCCTCGCGCTTCCGCGATGCGATCGTCGCGTTCCTCGGGAAGCTTCCGCGCGGCTGA
- a CDS encoding D-arabinono-1,4-lactone oxidase, which translates to MTQTRAAGATWSGNHRYHAIEVLLPGDLDELAEVVASARTLRVQATRHTFNDIADSDAALVSLERLPTRVEIGGDRVRVEGLVTFAELAPVLEAQGRALHNLGSLPHISVTGATATGTHGSGLRNGNLSSALRAVEIMDADGRTHRVDPSHEWFGAAALSLGALGIVTAVELQTEPTYTVTQEAFTGVGWDDIAADPARVFGGARSVSVFTTWGDPAHDLVWAKSDDGDLSWVAALGGQPVGDDIHLGRIRTVDNTTPRGSSGPWHTRLPHFRADALPSDGDEIQSEYFVPLASAPEALAAVRALAPVIDPHLLVTELRTVAADELWLSPAFQRDVMAIHFTWRNDTDGVLSVLPAIEQALARFDARPHWGKAFTLSGEQIRSTLARVDDFVSVAREADPRGVFRNDYLRRTLGL; encoded by the coding sequence ATGACCCAGACACGCGCCGCCGGAGCCACCTGGTCGGGCAACCACCGCTATCACGCCATCGAGGTGCTGCTCCCGGGTGATCTCGACGAGCTGGCCGAGGTCGTGGCATCCGCCCGGACCCTCCGCGTACAGGCCACCCGGCACACCTTCAACGACATCGCCGATTCCGACGCCGCGCTCGTGTCGCTGGAGCGCCTCCCGACCCGGGTCGAGATCGGGGGCGATCGCGTGCGTGTCGAGGGCCTCGTCACCTTCGCCGAACTCGCCCCGGTGCTCGAGGCACAGGGCCGCGCACTGCACAACCTCGGCTCGCTGCCCCACATCTCGGTCACCGGCGCCACAGCCACCGGCACGCACGGCTCGGGCCTGAGGAACGGCAACCTCTCGAGCGCCCTGCGGGCGGTGGAGATCATGGATGCCGACGGCCGCACCCACCGCGTCGATCCCTCTCACGAGTGGTTCGGCGCGGCTGCGCTGAGCCTGGGTGCGCTGGGCATCGTCACCGCCGTCGAACTGCAGACCGAGCCGACCTACACGGTCACGCAGGAGGCGTTCACCGGGGTGGGGTGGGACGACATCGCGGCCGACCCCGCGCGCGTCTTCGGCGGTGCGCGCAGCGTCAGCGTCTTCACCACCTGGGGCGACCCGGCGCACGACCTGGTGTGGGCCAAGAGCGACGACGGCGATCTGTCGTGGGTCGCCGCGCTCGGCGGGCAGCCGGTCGGCGACGATATCCACCTCGGCCGGATCCGCACGGTCGACAACACCACCCCCCGCGGCTCGTCCGGTCCGTGGCACACCCGCCTCCCGCACTTCCGCGCCGATGCCCTGCCCAGCGACGGAGACGAGATCCAGAGCGAGTACTTCGTGCCGCTCGCCTCCGCTCCTGAGGCGCTGGCGGCCGTGCGGGCGCTCGCCCCCGTCATCGACCCCCACCTGCTCGTCACCGAGCTGCGAACTGTCGCCGCCGACGAGCTGTGGCTGAGCCCGGCCTTCCAGCGCGACGTCATGGCGATCCACTTCACCTGGCGCAACGACACCGACGGGGTCCTCTCGGTGCTACCCGCGATCGAGCAGGCCCTCGCTCGCTTCGACGCGCGCCCCCATTGGGGCAAGGCGTTCACTCTGTCCGGCGAGCAGATCCGATCGACGCTGGCCCGCGTCGACGACTTCGTCTCCGTCGCGCGCGAGGCCGACCCCCGCGGTGTGTTCCGCAACGACTACCTGCGGCGCACGCTCGGTCTGTAA